TGCGCCGGAAACACGGCTGGCGTCTTCCTTGTCCCCTATAGAAATACTGGTAACAATGTTTCATGGAAAAATCATGAAATTTAATAAAAATAATGTTTGGAGCGAGAAAAGAGACCGGTTTATTATAAGCAAACCGCATGGGGTTGTGTGTATGTATCCCATACTTGCAGATCTGGGTGTGATTTCAAAAAAGTCACTATCAACTGTATGTCAGCAAGGGTCAAAACTTGGTGGTATACCGGACTTCACCACACCGGGATTTGAAACAATTAATGGTTCACTGGGGCATGGTATAGGGGTTGCGTGCGGGATAGCGCTTGCTTTAAAAGCAAAACGGTCAAAATCAAAAATGTTTGTATTAATGGGAGACGGTGAGCTTTATGAAGGATCTGTGTGGGAAGCGATAATGTTTGCAGGACAGCATAAACTTGATAACCTGATTTTGGTAATTGATAAGAACGGGCGGTGTATGCTTGATTTCTGTAACAAAATCATTGATCTTGACCC
This portion of the Elusimicrobiota bacterium genome encodes:
- a CDS encoding thiamine pyrophosphate-dependent enzyme, whose translation is MAKIIDFNYLKNKAKYVKIETLKIHKIAPETRLASSLSPIEILVTMFHGKIMKFNKNNVWSEKRDRFIISKPHGVVCMYPILADLGVISKKSLSTVCQQGSKLGGIPDFTTPGFETINGSLGHGIGVACGIALALKAKRSKSKMFVLMGDGELYEGSVWEAIMFAGQHKLDNLILVIDKNGRCMLDFCNKIIDLDPLDKKFNIFGWQAKTVDGHDMRKLHTAFTGLLNSKNKSPKVLIAETIKGKSVPSLEKDEMCHIRTVSPDEIDRIIKGLK